GTGAAATATTTGTTCGAACATGTGGTATCAGGTATCGCGGGTTATGGTAACTGTATCGGTATTCCTACGGTCGGTGGTGAAGTGGTCTTCGACGAAAGTTATGATGGGAATCCACTGGTGAATGCCATGTGTGTTGGCCTTATCGACCATGATAAAATTCAACGTGGCGTAGCTAAGGGGGTAGGTAACCCGGTGTTCTACGTTGGTCCTCCAACAGGACGCGATGGTATCCACGGGGCAACGTTTGCTTCGATTGAACTAAGTGAAGAGTCTGAAGCGAATCGGACTGCTGTTCAAGTAGGTGATCCATTCATGGAGAAGCTCGTTATGGAATCTTGTCTAGAGCTCATCGATAGTGGGATTGTAGTGGGTATTCAAGATATGGGTGCTGCGGGCTTAACTTGCTCCAGTGCGGAAATGGCTAGTAAGGCGGGCAATGGTCTAGAGTTGTACTTAGATCAGGTGCCACAGCGTGAAGAGGGGATGACCCCTTATGAAATGATGCTCTCTGAATCACAAGAACGGATGCTGTTCGTCGTTGAACCGCGTGATGAAGCACAAGCGCAGGAAATTTTTGATCGCTGGGGTGTTATTTGCACCAAGGTAGGTAAAGTGACTGATGATGGACGTTTGAAGCTGATTCACCACGGTGATGTCGTTGGAGATATGCCTGTTACTGCATTGGTGGACGAGTGTCCGGTATATGACAAACCTTCAACGGTTCCTGATTATTATAAGGATAGCGATAAAATAGATACCCTTCGTTATGAGGAAGTGACAGATCTTGGGGGTGCGCTTAAACAGGTGCTTGCATCTCCGAGTATAGCGAGTAAAGCATGGGTATATGACCAATACGATTATATGGTTCGGACAAGTACAGCCGTCCGTCCAGGTTCTGATGCAGCCGTTGTAACGATTCGTGGAACACGTAAAGGCCTAGCTATGACAACAGACTGTAATGGCCGATATGTATATTTGGACCCAGAAGTGGGCGGTAAGATTGCAGTGAGCGAAGCAGCCCGTAACATTGTGTGTTCAGGAGCTGAGCCACTAGCGATCACAGATAACTTGAACTTTGGTAGTCCTGATAAGCCGGAAATTTTCTGGCAAATGGAGCGTGCGGTGGACGGTTTAGCTGAAGCTTGCCGTGAGCTCAATACACCGGTTATCGGTGGGAATGTGAGTCTTTACAATGAGAATGCGAGTGGCGCTATTTATCCTACACCTGTTGTGGGCATGGTGGGTCTTGTACACGATCTTGATCACATTACGACTCAGGACTTTAAGCAAGAAGGCGATGTGATCGTACTATTGGGTGATACGATGGCTGAACTAGGCGGTAGTGAATTCCAAACTATTCTTCATGGTGTCGCTGAAGGTCGTCCGCCTGCACTTGATCTGGAGGTAGAGAAAAAGCTACTATCTGCTGTATTGGGAGCCATTCAAGGGGATCTTGTCCAGTCGGCACATGATTTGTCCGAAGGTGGACTAGCTGTGGCCCTTGCAGAGTCATGTATTAGTGGTGGAGTTGGAGCTAAGGTTAGTGTAGATACAGAGCTTCGCTCAGACGTAGCACTGTTCAGTGAGAGTCAATCTAGAATATTGTTATCTGCAACACAAGAAAAAGCAGAGCAATTGATCACATATATTAAGGGCTTCGGTGTTCCTGTGGTGAAACTAGGTACGGTAGTAGGAAGCGAGCTAGAGATAAATATCAATAAGGGTACTTCAGTAGTCAATGAATCCGTGGAGGCCTTGAAGCAGGTTTGGAAGGATGCGATTCCATGTCTCATGAAATAACGTCCGATACGATGATGGTGAATGCAGCCAAATTAGCATCCAAGATTCCCTCTCAGCTGTGGACAGGTGACTTTTACAACGAAGGTACGGGTAAGGACGATATTTTTGATACGTTAAAAGAAGAATGTGGCGTCTTCGGAGTGTTTGGTCATTCCGAGGCGACTTCGCTCTCCTATTATGGTCTACATGCTTTGCAGCATCGCGGAGAAGAAAGCTGCGGCATGTGTGTAGCTGATGGTAAGGATTTTAATTATCACCGTGGGA
The nucleotide sequence above comes from Paenibacillus sp. IHBB 10380. Encoded proteins:
- the purL gene encoding phosphoribosylformylglycinamidine synthase subunit PurL gives rise to the protein MTQQQMSVKEPTADQIAEHHIYQQMGVSDREYELICGFMGRKPNYTEIGVFSVMWSEHCAYKNSKPLLRRFPTTGPRVLMGPGEGAGIVDIGDNQAVVFKIESHNHPSAIEPFQGAATGVGGIIRDIFSMGARPIAVLNSLRFGKLESDRVKYLFEHVVSGIAGYGNCIGIPTVGGEVVFDESYDGNPLVNAMCVGLIDHDKIQRGVAKGVGNPVFYVGPPTGRDGIHGATFASIELSEESEANRTAVQVGDPFMEKLVMESCLELIDSGIVVGIQDMGAAGLTCSSAEMASKAGNGLELYLDQVPQREEGMTPYEMMLSESQERMLFVVEPRDEAQAQEIFDRWGVICTKVGKVTDDGRLKLIHHGDVVGDMPVTALVDECPVYDKPSTVPDYYKDSDKIDTLRYEEVTDLGGALKQVLASPSIASKAWVYDQYDYMVRTSTAVRPGSDAAVVTIRGTRKGLAMTTDCNGRYVYLDPEVGGKIAVSEAARNIVCSGAEPLAITDNLNFGSPDKPEIFWQMERAVDGLAEACRELNTPVIGGNVSLYNENASGAIYPTPVVGMVGLVHDLDHITTQDFKQEGDVIVLLGDTMAELGGSEFQTILHGVAEGRPPALDLEVEKKLLSAVLGAIQGDLVQSAHDLSEGGLAVALAESCISGGVGAKVSVDTELRSDVALFSESQSRILLSATQEKAEQLITYIKGFGVPVVKLGTVVGSELEININKGTSVVNESVEALKQVWKDAIPCLMK